The following are encoded in a window of Longimicrobiaceae bacterium genomic DNA:
- a CDS encoding pyridoxal-dependent decarboxylase, which translates to MTDSRRRAHSYGDMPVSELRTEGRRVIDWIADYLQGIEQRPVLARVSPGEVAEALPREAPERGEAMEKILADLERVILPGITHWNHPGFFAYFGISGSSPGILGEAIAAALNVNAMLWRTSPAATELEERALDWLRQILGLPAALQGHIQDTASSSTLVAIAAAREAAGLDIRDRGMSGRDLPLLRLYCSEEAHSSVEKSALMLGIGREGVRKIPTDQAFRMESQALAEAIREDRAAGMRPFCVVATVGTTSTTSVDPLPEIGAICQAEDLWLHVDAAYGGAAGVLPEMRWIWDGVEAVDSLVVNPHKWLFVPIDCSALYFRNAAAARDAFSLVPEYLKAPEGEEVVNLMDYGHALGRRFRALKLWMVLRYFGRVGIANRIREHIRLGQELASWIDAEEGWERMAPTSFSTVCFRCRPAELPEEEVDLLNQSILAEVNASGEVFLSHTRLRGRYALRVAIGNIRTTEDHVRRAWELLREAAQQAPAL; encoded by the coding sequence ATGACCGATTCCCGGCGACGCGCGCACTCCTACGGTGATATGCCGGTCTCCGAGCTCCGGACCGAGGGGCGGCGGGTGATCGACTGGATCGCCGATTACCTCCAAGGAATCGAGCAGCGCCCCGTGCTCGCCCGGGTTTCGCCCGGCGAGGTCGCGGAGGCCCTCCCGCGCGAGGCTCCCGAGCGCGGGGAGGCGATGGAGAAGATCCTCGCCGACCTCGAGCGGGTGATTTTGCCAGGCATCACTCACTGGAACCACCCGGGGTTCTTCGCCTACTTTGGGATCAGCGGCTCCTCGCCGGGAATCCTGGGAGAGGCGATCGCTGCCGCGTTGAACGTGAACGCGATGCTCTGGCGCACCAGCCCGGCCGCGACGGAGCTGGAGGAGAGAGCGCTGGACTGGCTGCGCCAGATACTCGGCCTTCCCGCCGCACTGCAAGGTCACATTCAGGATACGGCCTCCTCCTCGACCCTGGTGGCAATCGCCGCCGCACGCGAAGCGGCGGGCCTCGATATTCGCGACCGAGGGATGAGCGGGCGCGACCTGCCTCTGCTAAGGCTCTATTGTTCGGAAGAGGCCCACTCCTCAGTGGAGAAGTCCGCCCTCATGCTGGGCATCGGCCGGGAGGGCGTGCGGAAGATCCCCACCGACCAAGCCTTCCGCATGGAATCGCAAGCGCTGGCCGAGGCGATCCGGGAGGATCGTGCGGCGGGGATGCGGCCATTCTGCGTGGTCGCGACCGTCGGCACCACCTCTACCACAAGTGTGGACCCCCTGCCGGAGATCGGGGCGATCTGCCAGGCGGAGGACCTCTGGCTGCACGTGGACGCGGCCTACGGTGGTGCGGCGGGGGTGCTCCCGGAGATGCGCTGGATCTGGGACGGGGTGGAAGCGGTGGATTCGCTGGTGGTGAACCCCCACAAGTGGCTCTTCGTGCCGATCGACTGCTCGGCGCTCTACTTCCGCAACGCCGCGGCGGCGCGCGACGCCTTCTCGCTGGTGCCCGAGTATCTCAAGGCGCCCGAGGGGGAGGAGGTGGTGAACCTGATGGACTACGGGCACGCGCTCGGCCGCCGCTTCCGTGCGCTGAAGCTGTGGATGGTACTGCGCTATTTCGGTCGGGTCGGAATCGCGAACCGGATTCGCGAGCATATCCGCTTGGGGCAGGAGCTGGCGAGCTGGATCGACGCCGAAGAAGGATGGGAGAGGATGGCGCCGACGTCGTTCAGCACCGTCTGCTTTCGGTGCCGGCCCGCGGAGCTCCCGGAGGAGGAGGTCGACCTGCTCAATCAGTCGATTCTCGCCGAGGTGAATGCCAGCGGGGAGGTATTCCTGTCCCACACGCGGCTACGCGGGCGCTACGCGCTCCGGGTGGCTATAGGCAACATCCGCACGACCGAGGACCACGTTCGGCGCGCCTGGGAGCTGCTGCGCGAAGCGGCGCAGCAGGCGCCGGCGCTGTAG
- a CDS encoding RNA methyltransferase: MNASPAPASPLAPLDRIIIVLWETQDLVNIAGTVRAMKNFGLSRLRLVAPAEWSPWRIEGIAHGTADLVERAELFDTLPEALADCSYTVAMTARERRAKRHVGRPRESADDLLQRASEPTAGPVAVVFGREDKGLPNWALDLCHRTVTIPTNPEHSSLNLAQAVVIVAYELWMASEGRDQPFKPPRRDAPPANVYILESLFEEAEKALWSVDFFKSRQTESVMRTLRALIHRADPDQREAGFLRAMAIEVRKFVTRLQRGDEPPEELSQ; the protein is encoded by the coding sequence GTGAACGCTAGCCCGGCTCCAGCGAGTCCGCTCGCGCCGCTGGACCGCATCATCATCGTACTCTGGGAAACTCAGGACCTGGTTAACATCGCCGGCACCGTGAGGGCGATGAAGAACTTCGGTCTGAGTCGTCTGCGGTTGGTGGCCCCGGCGGAGTGGAGCCCGTGGCGCATCGAGGGGATCGCGCACGGCACCGCCGACCTGGTGGAGCGGGCGGAGCTCTTCGACACACTGCCGGAGGCGCTGGCCGATTGCAGCTACACGGTCGCCATGACGGCGCGCGAGCGCAGGGCGAAACGGCATGTCGGCCGGCCCCGAGAGAGCGCTGACGACCTGCTGCAGCGAGCCTCCGAACCCACCGCCGGTCCGGTGGCCGTGGTCTTCGGTCGGGAGGACAAGGGGCTGCCGAACTGGGCCCTCGACCTCTGCCACCGCACGGTCACCATCCCCACGAATCCGGAGCATTCCTCGCTCAACCTGGCGCAGGCAGTGGTCATCGTTGCCTACGAGCTGTGGATGGCCTCCGAGGGACGCGATCAACCCTTCAAGCCACCGCGGCGGGATGCTCCACCCGCCAACGTCTACATTCTCGAGAGCCTCTTCGAAGAAGCGGAGAAGGCGCTCTGGTCGGTTGACTTCTTCAAGAGTCGCCAGACCGAGAGCGTGATGCGGACCCTGCGCGCGCTGATTCACCGCGCCGACCCCGATCAGCGGGAGGCGGGATTTCTCCGGGCAATGGCGATCGAGGTGCGCAAGTTCGTGACGCGCTTGCAGCGAGGAGACGAGCCTCCGGAGGAGTTGAGTCAGTGA
- a CDS encoding PHP domain-containing protein: MTALPLGTPASLGTQDLHVHTTMSDGEVPLEEVVRIAADRGVAVGIADHVSTRNPSRFVATLPQLHAYLEAIEAQPVYVAAEFCWCDPFAAQLPAEIMDRFHYRIGSNHGFALPGGGWGSPWWTTLPPPWDDRPQELMEHMVANLCDLVRTMPIEIVAHSTFMPAALLDLEGDVHAWWTEEREDRFVEAVVRSSVAIEISSRYRLPHDRLLRKALEAGARFSLGSDGHRASQVANLDWALQTARRVGIGEREMFVPGEWRRS; the protein is encoded by the coding sequence ATGACGGCGCTTCCGCTCGGTACACCCGCTTCTCTCGGCACGCAGGACCTGCACGTCCACACCACTATGTCCGACGGCGAGGTGCCGCTCGAAGAGGTGGTACGCATCGCCGCCGACAGGGGCGTCGCGGTGGGGATCGCCGATCACGTCTCCACCCGGAACCCCTCCCGCTTCGTCGCAACCCTCCCGCAGCTCCACGCCTACCTCGAGGCGATCGAGGCGCAACCGGTCTACGTAGCCGCCGAGTTCTGCTGGTGCGACCCCTTCGCGGCGCAGCTTCCGGCTGAGATCATGGACCGGTTCCACTACCGGATCGGCTCCAACCACGGCTTTGCCCTGCCCGGCGGGGGCTGGGGCTCACCCTGGTGGACGACCCTTCCGCCTCCGTGGGACGATCGGCCCCAGGAGCTCATGGAGCACATGGTCGCGAACCTCTGCGATCTCGTGCGCACCATGCCCATCGAGATCGTGGCGCATTCCACCTTCATGCCGGCCGCCCTGCTCGACCTCGAGGGCGACGTACACGCCTGGTGGACGGAAGAACGGGAGGACCGCTTCGTCGAGGCGGTGGTCCGGAGCTCGGTGGCGATAGAGATCTCCAGCCGCTACCGGCTGCCTCACGATCGCCTGCTGCGCAAGGCCCTCGAAGCCGGCGCGCGCTTCAGCCTCGGCAGCGACGGCCATCGTGCCTCGCAGGTAGCGAATCTGGACTGGGCGCTGCAGACGGCGCGGCGGGTGGGGATCGGGGAGAGGGAGATGTTTGTGCCGGGGGAATGGAGGAGGAGTTGA